A genomic region of Trifolium pratense cultivar HEN17-A07 linkage group LG3, ARS_RC_1.1, whole genome shotgun sequence contains the following coding sequences:
- the LOC123918067 gene encoding cytochrome P450 86A1-like yields MISFVQNKIMEMDTNAFPLFITLAATLSAYLFWFHLLTRNLTGPKVFPFFGSLPVLFMNRNRVHDWMTSNLSQTGGSSTYQTCILPFPFLARKQGFYTVTSHPKNIEHILRTRFDNYPKGPTWQTAFHDLLGHGIFNSDGDTWLVQRKTAALEFTTRTLRQAMARWVNRTIKNRLWCILDKAAKEKRTVDLQDLLLRLTFDNICGLTFGKDPETLSPDLPDNPFSLSFDNATAATLQRLLYPGFIWRFQKLLDLGAEKKLKQSLKIVENYMNDAVSAREKSPSDDLLSRFLKKRDGNGKPFDTGKLMHIALNFVLAGRDTSSVALSWFFWLVMNHPIVEEKILAELTEVLAESRGGDCNRWTEEAVDFEEAEKLVYLKAALAETLRLYPSVPEDFKYAVEDDVLPDGTVVPAGSTVTYSIYSVGRMKSVWGEDCMEFKPERWLSVQGNRFEPPKDGYKFVAFNAGPRTCLGKDLAYLQMKSVAAAVLIRYRLLPVPGHKVQQKMSLTLFMKYGLRVFLYPRQLQKLDSAVSH; encoded by the coding sequence ATGATATCTTTTGTTCAGAACAAGATCATGGAAATGGATACAAATGCATTTCCACTTTTTATCACCCTAGCAGCTACACTCTCCGCATACTTATTTTGGTTCCACTTACTCACTCGAAACTTAACCGGTCCAAAAGTTTTCCCATTTTTCGGCAGCCTCCCGGTTCTTTTCATGAACCGAAATCGGGTTCACGACTGGATGACCTCAAACCTAAGCCAAACCGGTGGTTCATCAACTTACCAAACATGTATCCTCCCATTCCCTTTCTTGGCTCGCAAACAAGGCTTCTACACAGTCACAAGCCACCCGAAAAACATCGAACACATACTCCGAACCCGGTTTGACAATTACCCGAAAGGACCCACATGGCAAACCGCTTTCCATGATCTTTTAGGACATGGAATATTCAATAGTGATGGTGACACGTGGCTGGTTCAACGTAAAACCGCTGCACTCGAATTCACAACTCGAACCCTTCGTCAAGCCATGGCTCGTTGGGTGAACCGAACCATAAAAAACCGGTTATGGTGTATTTTAGATAAAGCCGCTAAAGAAAAAAGAACCGTTGATTTACAAGATCTTCTTTTACGGTTAACTTTTGATAACATTTGTGGACTTACTTTCGGTAAAGACCCGGAAACTCTCTCTCCGGATCTACCCGATAACCcgttttctctttcttttgatAATGCTACTGCAGCTACATTGCAAAGACTACTTTACCCCGGATTCATTTGGAGATTCCAGAAGCTTCTAGACCTCGGTGCTGAAAAGAAACTAAAACAGAGTTTGAAAATCGTTGAAAATTACATGAACGACGCAGTTTCAGCTCGAGAGAAATCTCCCTCCGATGATCTTTTATCGCGGTTTCTGAAAAAGCGCGACGGCAATGGAAAACCGTTTGACACCGGAAAATTGATGCACATTGCGTTGAATTTTGTTCTCGCCGGGAGAGATACTTCATCAGTGGCATTGAGTTGGTTTTTCTGGCTTGTGATGAATCATCCGATCGTCGAGGAGAAGATTTTGGCGGAGTTGACGGAGGTTTTAGCAGAATCTCGCGGTGGAGATTGTAACCGGTGGACGGAAGAGGCGGTGGATTTCGAGGAAGCGGAGAAGCTAGTTTATCTGAAAGCAGCATTGGCTGAGACATTACGATTGTATCCATCTGTGCCGGAGGATTTTAAATATGCGGTGGAGGATGATGTGTTGCCGGACGGTACGGTGGTTCCGGCGGGTTCAACGGTGACGTATTCGATATATTCAGTTGGGAGAATGAAAAGTGTTTGGGGTGAAGATTGCATGGAATTTAAACCGGAGAGATGGCTATCGGTTCAAGGAAACCGGTTCGAACCGCCAAAAGATGGTTATAAGTTTGTGGCTTTTAATGCTGGACCGAGAACTTGTTTGGGGAAAGATTTGGCTTATCTACAAATGAAATCTGTTGCTGCTGCTGTGTTGATTCGTTACCGGCTATTACCGGTTCCCGGTCATAAAGTTCAGCAGAAAATGTCTCTAACACTTTTCATGAAGTATGGGTTACGTGTGTTCTTGTATCCACGTCAGCTTCAGAAACTTGACTCTGCTGTGTCTCATTGA